AATATAGCGCGAGTCTAGCATGCAAATTTTTGGGACCCGCTATAGTAGATCAGGTAATAAGTCCATTAATTGTGATTTTAAAAGACGATAAGGGGAAGACCCTTGGCAAACATTATGTTCCAGATCTCAAAATTCCGCGAAGGAGTTTGAGGacaaaataaactatttatattttctctgGAATAAAAGAACAACCTAATCCAACCAAGGCTTAtcccaaaattaatttttcctgaCCTAACGTCAGTCTGGTGACGGGGGTTGTAACGGGGTGACCTGGTGTTCGACTGCCAGGtcagcaaaaattaaatttcgcgccCTTCTTTATCTGCGCAACCGCCCTCGCGTCGAATTTTGGTTTAACGGCGCGAAGGTAGGGGTAAACTGGACACCTCGTTGCCAGACGACACAACCGAGAATTAATTAACATCTACTTGTTGAACAGAGCAGTCGCTCAATTTTTCCACCACACCAAATATCTATAAAGTCTATTATTCAGGCAGACGCCACAGATTGTGAGTGTTCCATCTTCAGCCAAAGTTCTTACTACGTAATCTTCGTATTTGAAAGGAAAAATCCTGCTGCTTTTCACTAAGATGTCCAACGCCCCGCAACACCTGGGACAGGTTGATGTAAGTTCTTCAGGATCAaggttttgaaattaataatattttatattcgtCAAACACGTGGAGGAGATCCcctcatttattttatcgtcttttgattctaaattcttatattaaatttgtcaaaattattttctattctcTGTGCATGCGAGAAGTTATTATCggtaaaatttagttgtcaggaTTTTCCCTCGACAAcgttaaatttctttatttgtttaaattaaataaaagactcgggaatattattataattaaattatcgagaaaatttatattaataaagttGGGACTGGTATCCCGGTGAGACGGAAGCGGCGCATGCGTAATAAAACTACGTTGTAAAACTCtcgattataaattattaattatgattaaatttagtattaagtgtatatattagacaattaattatttatttataataaaagagccacaattaaatttagagtcactgttacattattttaacaacCTTTCCCCCTATTCCAAATCGAGCTGCGTACTCAGCTACGTCAGACATTTCAGAACCCGAAAATTTGAACACTCAATTTTCTATCGAAGGATGGTCCGAACTTCTTAGTACGGGGAAGCAAGGGCCAACCCTTACAATACATAtccaatatattaaaattattacaaactaTATAAAAAGGTAatagaatacaaaaaaaaaaaaaaaaaaaattatattgatatatacatataatatatatatatatatgggtcattccaccaaataaaattatttttacgaagcgaccctcgtcgatttggttcaaactttgtaGAGTCgttcaatatataaaaaaaaaaattttctaaaaatttgagccttttatatgaagctgtttcaaagttatgactttttgaattttttaaaaatctttgtttttaactttttcattaatttttttgaaggaaatttttttttttaaaaaatgagcacataacagttttgGGAAGGTATGAGTTGCCTATCATTTTATTGCCGAATTAATAGTTGCTTACCttattaatacatacatttttaatgCCCACTGTATAATTGCTTACTGTAAAGTTGCCTACTGAGATAAATTGCCTACTGTTAAGTTGCCTTCTGAAATTAATTGCATACTGTTAAGTTGCctactaaaaatatttgcatACTGTTTTGTTgcctacaaaaataatttaataacgtTCTATTGtcaatacaaatatttaaaaatttttaaattattccataaaaacaattttgtaggaaaaattctcagctttctaataaaaatatccattttttattttatgttacagaataccttttaaaattcgattgaagaaacaaaaacgatttttaagactgtgcggcgcttgatacatctaatttgatatttttttcggaaagctgagactttttcccacaaaatatgtaattttcacgatgtgcattttttttgtttgaacaaaattgaataaaatataaactctctatgattaaaaaactttaattcttatttttttttgaggatgttgatacattttttacacaaatatATCCTAAGCTATCAACAATAGGTGAGATAGGGTGTACTGCTTGTGTTTCTTTTACCGTATTTGACTCCAAGATCGTAATGTTATTTGCCTATAAAAAGagtgattcaaaagtattcatagtattcaaaagcattaaaaagaatttacaattttttttccaatcgttTTTAGTCGTTTCTTTTATTAAGGGTTGGTTATAacagtgaaaattttaaatagtccCGATGTATAAATTTTGCGGTGTAAGGATATGTTTTATGGTATGTATCTGCAGTGAAGctctgaaaacaaaaataataacactattttttatgataccagcatcaatgtttcaagtctaggaattagtaatttgaactttgattcTTGTGTTTTGTTCAGTAGTGATTTCAGACTATTGATGTCATCTGCgttaatgacagttctgactctGTACTcaagtttcataaaaatttgtgcacattataaatagtatttatggtttctgtttaattataaattgcaaatcataAGTTACGCGTACACTAATGGTTGATCACACCATTGGTTTTAAGTAAACTTGATTctaactggctgctgacactgaaaataattttcaatgcaggtaaCCATGAAAAAATAGTGTGTTACACGAgatgaaacacgatttcagactgcagTTATTGTCAGCTTTTGCCTACGGCTCGGGCAGCCTACTTTACTCTCGTCTgacatcgttttgtttcatctcttgtcacacaatgaattattacagtttgttaaaactataaaaccAATGACTTGCATTTAAATCattattgattttgttcaaacaaaaaatatgcacatcgtgaaaattacatattttgtgTGAAAAAGTTATAACGTTCTCTTCTATTAGTCACAACCCACGGCGGAGTGTGGTGTGTGCAGAATAGCCGTTAGGGCCCACCGATggtaaaactgaaaataaaataataaaacaaaaccaaaaatatccCTTGGAGATGCCCACGATCCCCACTGGACACACAGCTCTTCCCAGGCTGGGTTAGATAACCAAATCGGGCGCCAGTCCGTGTGCCCCAcgaacaaaatataataaacaataaagaaatgaaaatgaaaaatgaaataataaaaatacagagAGCAGTTTCAAGTGTTGGAAAAGGATAGCAAGAAAGAGACAGTatgcaataaataaacaataaaattaaatagatcCCAGGTTGGTAGCCATTTACAACccgttatattttaaattataatcttgTTTCAGCGGgtatataaaaacaataaacaataatgtaaataataacagtTCACTTCAACATAAATTTCACCCACTGGTTAAGTAAcgcaaacaataattataaaaatgttcGGCTTGTTCTCACTCGCATGtgatatcaaataaaaaaaataaataataatatggcgcactttaaaatataatttaatcacagtttataattatataatacgcAGAAATGATACTTTAAACACGTGTAACTATTTTCCGCCAATAATACTTGTtgcgtaaatttcaaatgttcgcgCCAGAACACTTGACAACTCTACGCTCTACTATACCAGAGGTGCTGCTGTCGACGCGCCCTCTgatactcggaatttcaacTCGATAGCCAGCTACGCGGCAACTGGCATTATTCTACAACACATGTTATAGAACACCACTTGCAATCAGTATTATAATTTCCAATTACATCGTGCTAATTATCGTGCTTcgttaattacattaatttgaTTACTACTCACAAAATCATCATGTATTTGTTATCATCTATATTCTTCAATTATAcctttttttcatatataaactctGTGCTCATTGCTGTGGTGACCGTGTGTTAAACTAACGTGCGGGCTATATCTATTCACATACTCGCCATCACGTGACTttgcagccacaaataatttatttcaatttacaatTACTTTCATTACTCATCGCTTAATATTTACTCGTACTCGATGTCAACTGGTGTGACTGATGTCATCATTCAGTCATCCAGTAATCTTTAAtctcaaaaatcaatatcaaattttatttgtgactgcaaAGTAACTGTTATACGTTCAGACTCGGCTCGCTAAGCATCTATTAAGTTCATACTCGGCTCTTACTCGTTCTCAATGTCgcgtatcaaaattaattgtgacaaaaatgtatactcgaactattgatgatatttgtaaatcattaattgttaataatttactcttTATTGCGCtcttttgtataaattaattcacgtgtatggtgccgtgtaaatttataaactcgtATTCACTAAACTCAACAAACTCGATCTTCAACTAcgctctatatgtatataatataatgttcatgtgtacggtgccatgcaatttatataaaactcaattaaactcaaatgcAATCGAATAACGTTCAATAAGTGCTCTAATCTGAACTCGTGATCGACTCTTGTACTCTACgctattatctgtgatttatttttattaaatatggacaatacaccaaataagtgaatttttatttctttcaccatcccgatccagcaaactaaatatttaatgtagtttttaagttaatattttacattatggtccttcgagccggatcGGATGGTGAAAACCGCGTAAAAGTGATCACAGACTAAACTCGTGCTCCTATACTCTATAAACTTTAATCTTATAGTCAATTCATCATATTCTCTAATTGTGATGGAAGGAAATCGACAGGGGAGGAAGTTTCTAAGACGGACGCTCCAACTCCCACTCACTCCAAGCATCGTCGTCCATGAGACCAATGCTCCAGCTCAAACTCAATAAGATTCTGCGCTTCCGCACGACACTCAAGCACTTGACACGCACTCGCACTCGCCTACTACAAACTCACCGCACTCAAACAACACTCTTGCCCACACTCAAGCTCAACATACTCATGATCGCAGCACTCGTACTCATCACTCGCCCACTCAAAACTCAACAACTGGTTGTACTCAAACTCATCATTACGCTACGTTACTAGCGACTTGTCAAGTCTACGTAGTGACCAAGTTAAGTACTCATCCAATACGCATTCTCTTAGATACCGGTTCTGAGATATCCTTTGTTTCAGATTCATTGGTAAGAATGCTCAATATTTCTCGTGCTCGATCACACCTTACTATCCTAGGGATCGGTGCAGCCAAGGCTGGCCATACTAGAGGGTGTGCAACTCTCACTCTGCGCTCATGTCACTCGAATCAATCACTCACGATCAAGGCACATATTCTCAGTGGTTTAACTGCTCAATTACCATCTGACCAAGTCCTAGATACTGACTTGGCACAGTACTCGCATCTCACGCTCGCAGATCCAGAGTTTGGAACCCCAGGTCCAACGGATGTCATCCTTGGAGCTGATTACTACGGCCAGGTCATCACTGGCGAGATCATCAAGTGCAAATCTCCTGGATTACTCGCTCAAAACACCATCTTTGGCTGGATTATCATTGGCCCAGTCCAAGCTCGGCTCAACAAACCACTGAGAATTCATCATGCTGTCTCCAATCATCATGATCAAGATCTTCAAGACTTACTAACTCGATTCTGGCTCCAAGAAGAGGTCAGTCCAACTCAACTACGCTCATTAACTCCCGAAGAAGAGGCTTGTGAAGCTCACTTCCGGGACACTCACACTCGAGACAGTTCTGGCAGATACATCGTCAGACTGCCATTGATATCAGACCCGCACCAGCTGGGGAACTCATACACAGCAGCTCGTCGCTGCTTACAACACCTCATGTGACGTCTTGATCATGATGCTCGGCTCAAAACACTCTACATGAACTTCATGGCAGAGTATCTCGAACTCAAGCACATGGTGCCTGCGGCATTATCTACATCATCAATTCAATACTTCCTACCCCACCATGGGGTACTGAAAGAAGACAACAACAACTTCAAGATCCGTGTGGTCTACAACGGCTCAAAACCAACCAGTTCAGGACTATCACTCAACGACATCATGCATACCGGGCCAAAATTACTCGTTAACATCTTCGACGTACTCATCAGCTCGCGACAACACCGGTTCATCTTTATTACAGATGTTACCAAAATGTATCGACAGATTTTGGTTCACGAAAAGGACCAGGGTCTGCAACAAATACTCTGGTTTGATGAGGAAGGAAACATCATTCCTTTCAAACTCGCCACAGTCACTTATGGGACGAAATCAGCTCCATTTCTTGCTGTTCGAGCCCTGCTCCAATTAGTCGAAGATGAAGGACATCGATTCCCACTCGCAATCGATCCATTCACAAAAGGACGGTATGTCGACGACATTTCCGGAGGCGCAGATGATCTCGAGTCACTGCAAGCAGTTGCAGATGATATCGAGGGTCTGTGCAAGGCGGGCGGATTCCCACTCGCCAAATGGGCAAGCAATCATCGCAAACTACTTCAGCTCAATCGTGCGGAAGCGAttacaaaatacaaaatagaGGATCCAGAAGTCAGCACCAAAATTCTTGGGATGTACTGGTCTTCAAACAAGGATCAATTCTCTTTCAAACACTCGCCACCATGCTCAACTCAACCATGCACAAAGCGTGCAATTTTATCAGAGATTGCTCAGATCTTTGATCCACTGGGATTCTTATCACCACTCATAATTCAAGCCAAAATGTTCATGCAGGAACTGTGGCTTGTAAAACTCGGCTGGGACACTCCATTGTCTGCAGAATTACGACAGAAATGGACTTCATTCAAAGCTCAACTCGATATGATTCATATCATCAAGATTCCCAGATGGATCCACTCGTCCACGAACTCGGCTCTAGAAATCCATGGATTCTCCGATGCCTCGCAATTGGCGATGGCTGCGGCAGTATTTATCAAGGTCCTACCAACAGCTCGAACTCAGAGAGCAAAGGTCACGCTGCTTTGCTCTAAAACCAAGGTGGCACCGTTGAAACCCCTAACGATTCCACGCTTGGAACTCACCGCGGCTCACATGTTGGCAAAACTCGTCAAACACTGCCAGACTACTCTCAACTACTCGCATGTGCCAACATATCTTTGGACCGATTCATCAATCACGCTCACGTGGATACACTCGCACCCGTCTCGCTGGAAAGACTTTGTCAGGAATAGGGTGTCATTTATTCAAGAACTCATTCCAGATGGCCACTGGAAGT
The Microplitis mediator isolate UGA2020A chromosome 6, iyMicMedi2.1, whole genome shotgun sequence genome window above contains:
- the LOC130670530 gene encoding uncharacterized protein LOC130670530; its protein translation is MLNISRARSHLTILGIGAAKAGHTRGCATLTLRSCHSNQSLTIKAHILSGLTAQLPSDQVLDTDLAQYSHLTLADPEFGTPGPTDVILGADYYGQVITGEIIKCKSPGLLAQNTIFGWIIIGPVQARLNKPLRIHHAVSNHHDQDLQDLLTRFWLQEEVSPTQLRSLTPEEEACEAHFRDTHTRDSSGRYIVRLPLISDPHQLGNSYTAARRCLQHLM